The following coding sequences lie in one Primulina huaijiensis isolate GDHJ02 chromosome 2, ASM1229523v2, whole genome shotgun sequence genomic window:
- the LOC140971884 gene encoding uncharacterized protein translates to MDSLAFNDAVNQLEVSCGVHIPADSRAVAQKNFQVYGEDLSVAEGALGLLRHASIKLVRKEYNTLEEKWKKFVQKWLPSSVKSFCEIDDRAGLLSQLGPMVVALTPKERESVDNKDHISSEASRIHTIIDQLRRTFHVDYWQKFVVSPNMIVELNLTPEGAKTLFFCTSIGLDHIISFIVETISKKKPSRCPLGSFLLVGCRGRGRTELARALAKQLFDHEDLLVLCDMSDYHDANSGPRFRDDLCGDALLGKLVDISKKKAYGILIFANIEKASPSVLEMIVSILHEGIFKNREGMLFDLTAVLVLMKPNAGNDVFLRP, encoded by the exons ATGGACTCGCTCGCCTTTAATGATGCTGTAAACCAATTGGAGGTATCTTGTGGAGTTCACATTCCTGCCGATAGCCGTGCTGTTGCTCAGAAAAATTTTCAAG TCTATGGAGAAGATCTTTCGGTGGCTGAAGGGGCTCTGGGCCTCTTGAGGCATGCCTCTATCAAGTTG GTGCGGAAAGAATACAATACCTTGGAAGAAAAGTGGAAGAAGTTTGTGCAGAAGTGGTTGCCTAGTTCGGTGAAGTCATTCTGTGAAATAGATGATAGGGCTGGCCTCTTGTCCCAGTTAGGCCCCATGGTCGTCGCCTTAACTCCGAAAGAACGTGAAAGCGTAGATAATAAAGACCATATCTCTTCGGAAGCTAGTCGAATTCATACCATTATAGATCAACTCAGGAGGACGTTTCATGTTGACTACTGGCAAAAATTTGTAGTTAGTCCAAATATGATCGTAGAG CTGAATCTGACCCCTGAAGGTGCCAAAACTCTGTTTTTTTGCACTTCGATTGGATTGGATCATATTATCTCCTTTATCGTGGAAACCATATCAAAGAAAAAGCCTTCTAGATGCCCATTAGGATCATTTCTACTTGTTGGGTGCCGTGGGCGTGGTAGGACTGAGCTTGCTAGAGCTCTTGCCAAGCAGCTATTTGATCACGAAGATTTGCTTGTTTTATGCGACATGTCTGATTATCATGATGCAAACTCGGGGCCACGTTTTCGTGATGATCTCTGTGG GGACGCATTGCTTGGGAAGCTCGTTGACATTTCAAAGAAAAAGGCATACGGCATCCTCATTTTTGCGAATATCGAGAAAGCCTCTCCCTCCGTTTTAGAGATGATTGTTTCAATTCTGCATGAGGGGATATTCAAGAACCGTGAGGGAATGCTTTTCGATCTCACTGCTGTCTTGGTACTCATGAAACCCAATGCTGGAAATGATGTGTTCCTAAGGCCTTGA